The DNA segment GTGCAAATATGAATCCAAAAGAAAAAGATCAGATAACCACTTCGCAAGCCGCTGTAATGCTTATTAACTATACGTTAGGAGCTGGAGTTCTGACACTTCCAAGAACGACTGTAGAAGCTGCTCAAACACCTGACGTGTGGATTTCGATTATCATATCCGGCATGATTATTATGGTTGCGGGGATTATTATTGTCCTGTTATGCCGTAGATTTCAGGGAAGAACTTTTTTTCAGTTTGCGCCGGACATTACCGGGAGGTGGCTGGCTTGGATTTTGAATCTGATCATCATTTGTTTTTTTCTCCTTATTTCAGCGCTTCAAATTCGAATCATGGCTGAGGTAACGTCTTTTTATTTGCTGGAGGGCACTCCCATGGGAGGGATTATTATGACTTTTATGTGGATTGGTCTCTATTTATCGTTGGGAGGCATAAATTGCATGGCTCGAATATACGAGATCATTCTGCCGATTACGGTGCTGTTTTTTCTTATTTCCATCCTATTAAGCAGCAAGATATTTGATATTAATCATCTCCGGCCAGTACTCGGCTCCGGGATTATGCCTGTCATAAAAGGGATTGAGCCGGCGCTGCTTTCTTTTAGCGGATATGAGATCATGCTCGTTGCCACAGCGTATATGAAAACTCCGCAAAAAGCGACCAAAGCCGTGGTGATCGGCACACTCATTCCTCTAATTATTTACTTAATAACCATTGTCATGGTGATTGGTGGAATCTCTATCTACGGGGCACTGACCAGAACCTGGCCTACCTTGGATTTAGTGCGCAGCTTTGAAGTGGAAGGCTTACTCTTTGAAAGATTCGAATCGCTGCTGCTCGTCATTTGGCTTATGCAGATATTTTCGACCTTTACGATAACGCATTATGCTGCATCGCTCGGTTGGTCGCAACTGTTCAAGAAAAATGTAAAACCCTTCTTGTTTGCCATGCTGCCCGTAATTTTTTTGATTGCCATGGTCCCGAAAAACGTGGCAGAAACCTTTAAGCTGGGAAGTGCAGTTGGTCAAGTGTCGATTTATTTATTTGGTGTCGTCCCTCTATTGCTGCTGTTGATTAGCATTGTTAGGAAGAAAGGAGGGCGTACGAATTGATTAAATATGCAAGGCGAATCTTACTAGTTCTTTCAAGCTTGCTGCTAGTTATAATAACCGGCTGCTGGAGCGGCAATGAGATTGAGGATTTAACGATATATATTGGATTGGGGCTAGACACCGTTAAAGAATCCCAGTTTGAGAAGGAAGCTAATAAGCAAGGGGCTCATTATCCGAAGGAAAACGTATTGACTGTTACGATTCAAATTGTTCCGCCAGTGAGCGGAAAAAAGGGAGGGGAGGGTGGAGGCTCGAGTTCCTCGGACTCGGATAAAGCTTATTTAAATAAACGTTTGACGGGGGATTCCGTTATTCAAATTTTACGCCAATTTTCATTGCAACGGGATCGTCCAGTGGTCGGACATCATTTGAAGGTGATCGTCGTTGCTAAAGAACTAGCGCAAAAATATAGTCTTGAGCAGCTGTTTGACTTCATTCTCCGCGACAATGATATCCGACCCAGTTGTCTCGTTGTGGTAAGCCATGGTAGCGCAGAGGAGGCTTTAAGTTCGAATGAACCAGGGGAAATCCCCGCTGTTTATTTAATGGGACTTGTCGGTAACCGCCATCGTTCCAGTGCAATTCTGCCCCCGATGACGCTGGTTAAGCTGGATAGTGACATGCAATCGGGAGCCAGCTTTCTGCTGCAGAATATAGTGACTGCTGAAGGTGAGCACGAATTTTCTGGAGCAGCCATTATAAAAGGGGATACGAAGAAGTGGGTCGGAGAACTAACTCAATACGATATTGAGGGGTTATCCTGGATCAAGGGAAATGTGGTGGGCGGAGCCCTTAAGACGTATGCACCAAAAGAGGGGTACACGATCACTTATGAGCTGAGGAACTCTAAGGCTACGATCATTCCTAAAGTATCTGGTGATGATATATCATTCCATATCGATGTCGAATCCGAAGGCAGGTTGATAGAGGACTGGAGTTTTCCGGAAATACCCTCATCTACTGAATACATTCAAGAACTAGAAGATCAATTTGAAGAAGAAGTCCGAAAACAAATCCGCCAAGTGTTGCACAAAATGCAAAACGTATACCGTGTCGATGTTGGGGGCTTTGATCAACAAATGAAAATTAAATATCCCAAGCATTGGAAAAAGCTGCAACGGAATTGGGACGAGACCTTTAGCCGGGCTCCTGTCACCTTTGATGTAAGCATGAGGATTACGGACTTTGGTTCCTCAACAGATTAGAGTGTGATGGAGATGATATGAGAAAACCTCGCCGTGGGGCGAGGTTATCCAATACCCTATATTATTTGCTTTTCAAACTTTCCAAATCAGCCTCCAGCTTAAGCTGCCGGCGATTAATAATATCAATGCTGTACTCATGGGTATTGAGCTGGTTGGTCGTCTTTCTCTCAAACGACTTTTGGGATAAATCCAGCCGTTTGGTGATATCGAGTGTTTCCAATACGGCTTGTCTTATTAATGGAATATCCGCCGTGTTGGCTTTTATCTCTTTCAACTCAGCCTCAAAACTCGATTGCTTAGCCTCCAAAGCGGCTTGTCTAGCCAGCAGAGCTTGCTGTCCGTCCTCAAGGGTTGCCTGTCTAGCCAGCAGAGTTTGCTGTCCGTCCTCAAAGTTTTGTTGTCTGTCTTCTAAGCTGCCCATACGAGTATTCAATGATTTCAGTTCATCCAGAATTTGATTTAGAACCTGATCGCTCATATGGCTGTAATCCCTCCTTTTTGCCATTGTAATGTAGGTGCTTGCTTATATTTGATCGAATCTAGATGTTGTCGTTGAAAAGGTAGTTCTATATGATACTTTCAGCATAATGAGTGTCTGGGATAAGTATAACTTAATAGGCAATTAGCCGCAATTGGTGCCTACATAAAACTTAAAAGCCGAGAAGGGGCATCGACATGACCAACCCTTACTCGGCCTATTCATATTCACCATGTTATATACTGCCTTGCGGTTGTTCCTGCTCTTGTTCTTGCCGACTTGGTCGCAGAACGGGCCCTAATTCGTCTTCGATCGTGGAGTCGGAAAGCTTCACATTCGAGCGGTAGGCGGCACGTATGATAAGATGTCCGGATACCGGAGCCGTGATGAAAACAAATACGATGCCAAGGATAACCCGTACACTGATGTAGGCATCACTGAACCATATATAAAGAAACGTCCCTATAAGAGTTAATAGTACTGCAAGCGTCGAGCTCTTGGTTGCGGCGTGCGAGCGCGTATATACGTCCGGGAAGCGAATGATGCCGATAGCGCTGATGACGCTTATAATGCTGCCAATGAGAATCAGGGTAGCCCCAACAAATTCACCCACTACGTTTACGTTCAATAATAACACCTCTCTCGATAAATCTTGAGAGTGAAATCGTACTGATGAAAGCCAGTATACCCAAGATTAGAATAACTTCCAAATATGCTTTCGTCTTCAGCAGTATAGATAACGCGGCAATACCAGATATCAGATTAACACCGATCATGTCCAGCGCAATCACACGATCGGGAATGGATGGGCCCCTGATAATCCGATAAAGGGAAATGGCAATGGCCACACTGAATAAGGTGAGCGCAACCCCCAGCATAATATTGATCATTATCGAGTCACCTCCATAATTGCTTTTTCAAATCGACCTAAAGAACGTAAAAGATCTTTTTTGTACCGCTCTATGTCGAGCGCGTGAATATAGAACGTATCTCCCTCTGGTGAAACCTCCATAACGACCGAGCCCGGGGTCAGCGTGAGCAGCAGGGCTAGCGTGGTTACTTCCCAGTCGCTTTTGAGGGCTGTTCGATAGGTGAAAATACCAGGTTTGATATCTATTTTTGGACTAACAATATGCTTCATTACAACAAGAGCCGACTGGAACAGCTCGGAAATAAAGATCAGAATCAGCTTGATGACACGGAAAAATCGATGCAAATAAAATTGTTTTCCGAAGAACCGCTGCATGACGAAAATGATTCCCACCCCGACAAGGAAGCCGGCAAAAAATGTCGTAAATCTTAATTCGTCTTCATCATTGAGAACCATCCAGAGAAAAGCGATAAATAAGTTGAGCAAAAACTGAGCAGGCATTACAATCCCCCCTTCCTTATTGCGTATTAGCTGTTCTAATTATTTAATACCAATTATTTGCCTAAGACCGCATCGATATAAATATAAGGATTCGTTAGTGTGCGCGCGGCATCCGCGACATATGGCGCTACATACTCTGCACCGAATCCTAGGCCGATTGAGGCAGCGGTAAGCAAAATACAAGGGATGATCCAGCCTTTACTCAGGGGCATGACATCGTCCTCGCTTGTCGTCGTTTCTCCCCAGAAGCAGTTCAGGAAAATACGCAGCAGGGAGTAAAGCACAAATATACTGGATATGAGGGAAAGAGCCAGTAGGATATAAGCTCCGCCTTCCACCGCTCCTTGTCCGATCAAGATTTTTCCCATAAATCCGCTGAGCGGAGGAATGCCAGCAAGAGCCAGCATAATGATAAAGAATAGCCAGCCCAGTACGGGATAATGGCGAATGAGTCCGCTCATTCGATCGATCATTGGCGTACCTGTAAGAGCCACCATAGAACCAGCAATAAGGAACAATGCGGCCTTTACAATCATGTCATGGATCAAATAATAAATCGATCCTTCGATTGCGGCTGGCGTTGCCACTGCGAGTCCTACTAGGATAAAACCTACTGCAATGACAACATTAAAAGAAATGATTTGGCGAATATCCTTATAAGCTATAGCTCCTAAGGAGCCCCCGATAAGCGTAATGCCAGCCATGATGCCGATAATGGTATGGGTGATCGAAGGGTCATGGTAAAAGAGCAAGGTAAACATACGGAACATGGCATAAATGCCGACCTTCGTCAAAAGTCCCCCAAATAAAGCGGCTACGGCTGTTGGTGGTACGCTATATGAGCCGGGAAGCCAAAAATAGAGCAGTAAACCGGCCTTCAAGCCAAATACGAGCAAGAATAGAATGCTAATCACCGTAAGCAGCGGAGTCTGTCCGGCTTCGGCTATGAGCTCGGCTAGATGAGCTAGGTTAAGCGTGCCTAATGTACCATACAGGTAGGCGATCGCAACTAGGAAGAACCAGGACGAGAGCACATTAATAGCAACATATTTAATGGATTCCTTTAATTGCGGTTTGGTCCCTCCAAGCGTAATAAGTGCATAGGAAGCAAGAAGCATTACCTCAAAGCACACATACAGGTTAAACAGATCGCCTGTTAAAAAGGAGCCGTTCACGCCTGCAACCATTAATAAGACAAAAGGATAAAAGAACATTTGCTCACGCTGCTGCCCTATAGAGTAGAAGGCATAGACTAAACAGACAGCGGCTACGATGCTTGTCGTGAGTACCAATAGCAATGAAAATGAATCGCCGACAAAGAGAATGCCGAATGGTGGCTGCCAATTACCAAAGTCAAGGCGGATAACGCCGACGTTCTGAATCATGTTCAGCATATAAAGGCTGATTCCCGTGACCGACAATATGGCGGCCAAGCTAAGCCATCGTTGGATTTGGATTTGCGACCGGAAAAAGATAAGAATGACGCCGATTAAAACCGGGATGACAACGGGCATAACAAGGATATTATTCATCCACAATACCTCTCAACTCGCTTAAATTATCACTTCTGCTCTCCTGGTACAATCGATATGCGAGTACGAGAAGAAAGGCAGTTACCGCAAAGCTAATGACAATGGAAGTTAGAATCAGGGCTTGAGGCAGGGCATCTGTAAAAGTAGTGCTATCCTCCCCAAGAACGGGAACGCCTCCGGTCTTTAGGCCGCCCATTGTCATGATTAATAAGTGTGCTGCATGGGTCAGCACGGCCGTTCCGAGAATGATCCGAATAACATTCCTGGAGAGAAACAAGTAGGTCGCCACGGACACTAGAACTCCCGTCAGGATGATGATCAACGTCTCCATACACTTACACATCCTCACTAATACTTAGAATAATCGTTACGACTACACCGACTACAGCCAATGCAACACCGAGCTCAAATACCGTCACTGTAGCCAGCCCGGTTTCCCCAAAGATAGGGAGATTGAAATAAGAATAAGCCTGGCTTAAAAAAGGAATGTCAAAGAATAGGGAAGCTACTCCTGTAGCTACCGCAATAAAAGCTCCTAGTGCGGCCACCATTTTAAAATCCAGAGGAATTCTCTTCATAATGGTCTCCGTATCAAAAGCAAGGAAGAGCAGAACTAATGCGGATGCCAGCACGAGTCCGCCAATAAAGCCACCGCCGGGGCTGTTATGCCCGGTTATAAATAGGTAGACGGCCATCGTTAGGATGATGAAAACTGCGATTTTGGTTACTGTTTGTAGGATGACATCATTGATCTTCAAGTTTCTGCTCCTCCTTTGTGGTTTTTAGTTTGATCAGTGTGTATACGCCCAGTCCGCCGATAGTGAGGACGACGACTTCAAGCATTGTATCGAACGCCCGGAAGTCCCCAAGAATCGCGTTTACAATGTTCTTGCCGCCAGTTAGTTCATAGGCATCCTCAAAATAGCCTGAAATCGTTTCAAAGAGCTTGCCGCTTCGCACAGAGAGAGCAACGAATACAAATATGGCTCCCACGGCAATGGAAATGATAAGATTGTTGCGTTTTGTCCTGCGCGGTGCATTTTCTTTCTTCCATTCCGGCAGAAAATAAAAGCAAAGCAGGAACAGCGCAGTCGATACCGTCTCCACAACAAGCTGGGTCAACGCTAAGTCAGGCGCCCGGAACACAACGAAGGACAGGGCCATGGAATAGCCTAGCGCTCCATTGAGTAGTACGGCGTTGACGCGGGATTTGGCGAACGGTATGGCAAGTGCGGCCGCCATCATAATGATTACCAGGACGGCTTCATATACACCGATCGAGGCATCGCCTGTCATATCAAAGGAAAAGGCTCCGGTGAACAGCATCGTACCTCCGAGCGCGATGATAAAGAACAGGAAAATATAAATCGAATAACTTCGAAGATAACCTGTCATGTAGAAAGAAGTAATTCGATTAGAGCCTTTTTCCATGAAAAGCAGACTGTTGTTATATAGGTTATCGAGCGTCCATTTCTCTGGAAGCAGCGAGTATATTCTCTTCCAACGTTTGAACGACAAATATAGCAGTGTACCGACTGCAATGACCCCGATGGTCATAAAGAGAGCCGGATTAAATCCGTGCCAGGCAGAAATAGGCTGAACCATTCCTTCGACTCCTATGGAAGGAAGGATGCTTGCCATGGCCGGACGCAATAAATAGTCGCCCAGTACATTCGGGAAGAAGAAGATAGCTACGATTAGAACCGCTAGAATTATTGGTGATATTAGCATGCCAATCGGTGCTTCATGAGCTTCATGATCCAATTTTTCCCGTTGGTAAGGCCCAAGGAACGTTTTAAATACTATGATCATGCAATAAATAAATGTGAACACGCTAGCAATCCAAGCGATAACAGGGAAAATAATCTTCGATACATTCAAAGAAAAAATCCCGGCTTGGCTCACGTTGACTATGGCTTCAAAGAACATTTCCTTACTCAGAAATCCGTTAAAGGGCGGCAGGCCAGCCATCGAAAAACTACCGATTAAGGCAATAGTAAATGATATCGGCATCAGCCCCATCAGTCCCCCTAGTCGGCGAATGTCTCGGGTGCCGGCTCCGTGGTTTACAATACCGATCACCATAAACAATGCGCCTTTAAAGGTGGAATGATTCACCAGATGGAACAGAGCAGCAAAAGTAGCCTGGGTATAAATCACGGTCTCCTCTCCAGTTCCCATGGACAGAGCGGCTGAGCCAATACCGAACAAACTCATAATCAGACCTAGCTGGCTTATAGTTGAGTAGGCGAGCAATGCCTTGAGATCTGTCTGGCGAACAGCGCTAAAGGAACCCCAGAATAGCGTGACGATCCCGACGCTGCTGACGATCCAGAACCAGGTTTCATGGCTGCCGAAAACCGGCGTGAACCGGGCGACCAAGTAAATGCCCGCCTTAACCATTGTTGCTGAATGAAGATATGCGCTCACTGGCGTAGGAGCTTCCATCGCGTCAGGCAGCCAAATATGGAACGGAAATTGGGCGGACTTGGTAAACGCGCCAAGCAGCAGAAGTAGCATCGCCGGAACAAATAGCATATGATTGGGATCGATGGCAGTGATAATTTCGCGAACGCTCATTGTGCCTGTCATCACATAGATCATAATGAAACTGGTAAGCATTGCGATGCCGCCGGTAACCGTAGTTAATAGCGCCTTTTTCGCTCCATATCTGGATCTCTTCCGGTGGTACCAGAAGGCAATTAACAGGAAGGACGAAATGCTCGTTAACTCCCAGAAGGCATAGAACACCATTAAATTGTCGGAGAAGACGACGCCAAGCATTGCTCCCATAAACAATAATAAGTAGACGTAGAAATGATTAAGCGACTCCTCCGAGGACATATAATAAATGGAGTAGATGATGACCAGGCTGCCGATCCCGGTGATTAGGAGACCGAATATCAGGCTGAGCCCGTCAAGATAAGTAGTAAAATGAATGTTGAGAGATGGAATCCACTTTACCGTGTTTAAATAATTCTCTCCTTGGGCTACCGATGGAATGTAGCCTGCTAGGGCAACAAACAGAACAACCGGCACAATAAGAACGAACCAGCCTATATGTTTGCGTGAAACCTTTGCATAGAGAAAAGGTACGATTACAGCAGCTAGAAAAGGAATAATAATGGCTAAGTTCACGGATAACAAAGTCAAACCTCCAATTTCTTCATGATGGTTATGTTTACATTAAGTTTGCACACTTTTAGGCGGTACAATACTTGTGTAAGAGGAGTTACTTTTTTAAGATAAAAACAAAGTGTAAGCTCCCAGATTGTTCTTCTTTAAAAAGCAGTAATAACAACCTTTAAAGAAGGATTCCCGCAGGGCTTGACTCCTATGTCAATAAGCGGGATAATAGGAAACCATAAGTCATTGATTGCCTATGATAATAAAGAGAGGACTTCGCTTAGGAAGTGGATTGGGAGTTCTCGGAAAGAAGCCGGCAGCTTTAAATTAGTTTGATAAAAACAGCTAGATCGACAACTTCGGATTTCTTACTAAACGATAAGGAAAAATTATTATAATGATATAATTATACAATAAAAATATGCTTGCTGTACAATTGTACATTTGATGTATAAGCTTTTCTTATATATGTTGTTAAAAAGGTCATCTTTTGCTTACATTTTTGTTGAAGTATTTTGCAGTAAAATTTACGATTCGTTAATGAGGTGAATTTCCGTCATGAAGAAAGTGAAGGGTCGTATGGATGAGAGTATTCTCGTTTGTGTATATTACGGTCCAAATGGTGAACGTTTGATCAGACGCGGTCACAAAATGGCGAGTATGCTGAATTGCCCTTTGTATGTGTTAACGGTAGATCCGCTCCCGTATGATGAATTCGATGCGGAGAAATCGGGTTATATAGACCGATGGAGGGAACTTGCCGAAGAGTGCGATGTCGAGGAGTTTATCCTCATGGACAATGAAAAGCGGCCAATCTCCAAGACCATTGCAGATGTCGCCCATAAACATAATGTTACACAAATTATCATCGGACAAACTCCTCAGAACCGGTGGGAGGAAATTACAAAGGGCTCATTCGCTAGTGCGTTGCTAAGAGAAATCACTTTTGTAGATATCCATATCGTATCGCTGGATCGCACAATTAAAACAGAAGAGGAAATTGAGTATGAAGCCGGTGTTCGCAGTTATTTGCTGAAAGACGGGGATAGCTACCGACTATGCTTTTCTTGCCAGAAGAACATAAGTTATGAAGGAATATTCTATAAAGAAATCGGCACTGACTTTAATAATGGTTTGTTTAAATTCGTCAGCAATGGCAAAACGCATCAGGTTCATGTTGCCGAGGATAAGGTTACCGAGCCTATAGAATTGCCTTCTAACATTAAATATGAGCACAAGACGCATGACTTAATTTAAACTTAAGTGATATTTTATATGAGACTCCCAAAGGGGTCTTTTTTTCATGGGGAAATATTCCTTGTTTTGCTTTTTTTGGTGATTACTAGAAGGGTATATAGTAGGCTATAATGCCTATTAGTAATTATTAAGTTTGCTTCTTGGCAATCGATAGACTAGGGATGCGTGTTTAGAAAATGTAAAGAATGGCTTGATATATTATGGACGATTAAGGAATATTGCAATCAACAATTCTATTATCTGGTAAAAAGGGGCTAGAAGATGCAGAGCAATAACAGATCGAGGAGAAGAAGATTATGGATGCGATTTACGGCTCTATTCATGAGTTTGATTCTGATGACAAGCTGTGGAATATTCGGTTCTGATAGCGGTACGGCAGACCTAATGGGAAGCCAGGATCAGGGCGAAGCAAGAATCGAGCGGTATGCAGGTGAGAAAAGCCAGGTGATTACCTCTGTTTATACGGCTAGAAAGGAACTGAGCTTAACCTTTAATGGCATGGGAGATATGCAGACGATGGAACGGCTGTTGAATGAGCTGGACAAGTATGACATTAAGGCTACGTTCTTTCTCCCGGGGATCAGAGTAGCGGAAGAACCGGACATTGCCAAGAGCATTGCGGCTCGCGGTCATGAAATCGAGAATAACACTTTGAATCACTTGGATTTAACGAAGCTGGATTATGAGCAGATTTATAAGGAAATTCAGCTAAGCAATGAAGTAATTGAGAAAGAGACGGGGATCTCACCAAAATACATAAGAACGAGGTCAGGCGATTATTCGGATGACATCCTTCTCGTTGCGGCCCAGCTTGGAATGGAGGGAGTGGTTAGCTACAATATTAACCCGAAGGATCGCGATATGAAGAATGCGAAAGAGATCGGCGACTATGTAGCTAGATATATGTCTAGAGGCAGCGTGATTTCGCTGAATACGGATATTAATCCCGAAATTGTTCCAGCGATTCGGTTCATTGCCGAGGCAGCACAGGATATCGGCTACAAACTGATTACACTGAGCGAGTTGGTTAATAATGGCGGGGAGCGCAAGCCGTTGGAGCAAATTCCTGGTTACGATGCAGCAAAGCTGAATCCTGATTATAAAGGAACTCCTTACGAGCTCGTCTATAAAGCCGATACGGGGAAGAAAGAAATAGCGATTACCTTTGATGATTGGGCTACGGATAAGACGGTCACGCGAATTCTGGATATTTTGGCCGAGCATGACGTCAAAGCTACCTTCTTCCTAAGGGCACAGGGCGTGGAGCACAATCCGAATCTGGCGAGAGCCATGATTGAAGAGGGGCATGATGTGGCCAATCATTCCTATGCCCATCAGGTGGTAACGACGCTGACCCCCGAGCAATTGCAGGAAGATGTCGTCAAGGCTCACCAAGTGATTACGGAGGCGATTCAGGAGCAGCCGCTGATGCTGTACAGGCCGCCGACAGGCGTGGTGGATCACGCTACTGCGGAAATTATCGCGGCTACGGGATATCCTCGAATAGCGATGTACGATGTGACGACGCTGGATTGGGATGTCAAGAACAGCGCCGATGATATCGTTAACGGTATTATGGATAAAACGCAGAGCGGAAGCATTATTTTACTGCAT comes from the Paenibacillus lentus genome and includes:
- a CDS encoding Na(+)/H(+) antiporter subunit C: METLIIILTGVLVSVATYLFLSRNVIRIILGTAVLTHAAHLLIMTMGGLKTGGVPVLGEDSTTFTDALPQALILTSIVISFAVTAFLLVLAYRLYQESRSDNLSELRGIVDE
- a CDS encoding Na+/H+ antiporter subunit A, encoding MLSVNLAIIIPFLAAVIVPFLYAKVSRKHIGWFVLIVPVVLFVALAGYIPSVAQGENYLNTVKWIPSLNIHFTTYLDGLSLIFGLLITGIGSLVIIYSIYYMSSEESLNHFYVYLLLFMGAMLGVVFSDNLMVFYAFWELTSISSFLLIAFWYHRKRSRYGAKKALLTTVTGGIAMLTSFIMIYVMTGTMSVREIITAIDPNHMLFVPAMLLLLLGAFTKSAQFPFHIWLPDAMEAPTPVSAYLHSATMVKAGIYLVARFTPVFGSHETWFWIVSSVGIVTLFWGSFSAVRQTDLKALLAYSTISQLGLIMSLFGIGSAALSMGTGEETVIYTQATFAALFHLVNHSTFKGALFMVIGIVNHGAGTRDIRRLGGLMGLMPISFTIALIGSFSMAGLPPFNGFLSKEMFFEAIVNVSQAGIFSLNVSKIIFPVIAWIASVFTFIYCMIIVFKTFLGPYQREKLDHEAHEAPIGMLISPIILAVLIVAIFFFPNVLGDYLLRPAMASILPSIGVEGMVQPISAWHGFNPALFMTIGVIAVGTLLYLSFKRWKRIYSLLPEKWTLDNLYNNSLLFMEKGSNRITSFYMTGYLRSYSIYIFLFFIIALGGTMLFTGAFSFDMTGDASIGVYEAVLVIIMMAAALAIPFAKSRVNAVLLNGALGYSMALSFVVFRAPDLALTQLVVETVSTALFLLCFYFLPEWKKENAPRRTKRNNLIISIAVGAIFVFVALSVRSGKLFETISGYFEDAYELTGGKNIVNAILGDFRAFDTMLEVVVLTIGGLGVYTLIKLKTTKEEQKLEDQ
- a CDS encoding Ger(x)C family spore germination protein; amino-acid sequence: MIKYARRILLVLSSLLLVIITGCWSGNEIEDLTIYIGLGLDTVKESQFEKEANKQGAHYPKENVLTVTIQIVPPVSGKKGGEGGGSSSSDSDKAYLNKRLTGDSVIQILRQFSLQRDRPVVGHHLKVIVVAKELAQKYSLEQLFDFILRDNDIRPSCLVVVSHGSAEEALSSNEPGEIPAVYLMGLVGNRHRSSAILPPMTLVKLDSDMQSGASFLLQNIVTAEGEHEFSGAAIIKGDTKKWVGELTQYDIEGLSWIKGNVVGGALKTYAPKEGYTITYELRNSKATIIPKVSGDDISFHIDVESEGRLIEDWSFPEIPSSTEYIQELEDQFEEEVRKQIRQVLHKMQNVYRVDVGGFDQQMKIKYPKHWKKLQRNWDETFSRAPVTFDVSMRITDFGSSTD
- a CDS encoding polysaccharide deacetylase family protein, producing MRFTALFMSLILMTSCGIFGSDSGTADLMGSQDQGEARIERYAGEKSQVITSVYTARKELSLTFNGMGDMQTMERLLNELDKYDIKATFFLPGIRVAEEPDIAKSIAARGHEIENNTLNHLDLTKLDYEQIYKEIQLSNEVIEKETGISPKYIRTRSGDYSDDILLVAAQLGMEGVVSYNINPKDRDMKNAKEIGDYVARYMSRGSVISLNTDINPEIVPAIRFIAEAAQDIGYKLITLSELVNNGGERKPLEQIPGYDAAKLNPDYKGTPYELVYKADTGKKEIAITFDDWATDKTVTRILDILAEHDVKATFFLRAQGVEHNPNLARAMIEEGHDVANHSYAHQVVTTLTPEQLQEDVVKAHQVITEAIQEQPLMLYRPPTGVVDHATAEIIAATGYPRIAMYDVTTLDWDVKNSADDIVNGIMDKTQSGSIILLHILDGIHTAEALPTVLERLKEKGYTFVKMKDLIE
- a CDS encoding Na(+)/H(+) antiporter subunit B, translated to MKINDVILQTVTKIAVFIILTMAVYLFITGHNSPGGGFIGGLVLASALVLLFLAFDTETIMKRIPLDFKMVAALGAFIAVATGVASLFFDIPFLSQAYSYFNLPIFGETGLATVTVFELGVALAVVGVVVTIILSISEDV
- a CDS encoding universal stress protein, yielding MKKVKGRMDESILVCVYYGPNGERLIRRGHKMASMLNCPLYVLTVDPLPYDEFDAEKSGYIDRWRELAEECDVEEFILMDNEKRPISKTIADVAHKHNVTQIIIGQTPQNRWEEITKGSFASALLREITFVDIHIVSLDRTIKTEEEIEYEAGVRSYLLKDGDSYRLCFSCQKNISYEGIFYKEIGTDFNNGLFKFVSNGKTHQVHVAEDKVTEPIELPSNIKYEHKTHDLI
- a CDS encoding GerAB/ArcD/ProY family transporter; its protein translation is MRRANMNPKEKDQITTSQAAVMLINYTLGAGVLTLPRTTVEAAQTPDVWISIIISGMIIMVAGIIIVLLCRRFQGRTFFQFAPDITGRWLAWILNLIIICFFLLISALQIRIMAEVTSFYLLEGTPMGGIIMTFMWIGLYLSLGGINCMARIYEIILPITVLFFLISILLSSKIFDINHLRPVLGSGIMPVIKGIEPALLSFSGYEIMLVATAYMKTPQKATKAVVIGTLIPLIIYLITIVMVIGGISIYGALTRTWPTLDLVRSFEVEGLLFERFESLLLVIWLMQIFSTFTITHYAASLGWSQLFKKNVKPFLFAMLPVIFLIAMVPKNVAETFKLGSAVGQVSIYLFGVVPLLLLLISIVRKKGGRTN
- a CDS encoding Na+/H+ antiporter subunit G — encoded protein: MNVNVVGEFVGATLILIGSIISVISAIGIIRFPDVYTRSHAATKSSTLAVLLTLIGTFLYIWFSDAYISVRVILGIVFVFITAPVSGHLIIRAAYRSNVKLSDSTIEDELGPVLRPSRQEQEQEQPQGSI
- a CDS encoding Na+/H+ antiporter subunit D, whose amino-acid sequence is MNNILVMPVVIPVLIGVILIFFRSQIQIQRWLSLAAILSVTGISLYMLNMIQNVGVIRLDFGNWQPPFGILFVGDSFSLLLVLTTSIVAAVCLVYAFYSIGQQREQMFFYPFVLLMVAGVNGSFLTGDLFNLYVCFEVMLLASYALITLGGTKPQLKESIKYVAINVLSSWFFLVAIAYLYGTLGTLNLAHLAELIAEAGQTPLLTVISILFLLVFGLKAGLLLYFWLPGSYSVPPTAVAALFGGLLTKVGIYAMFRMFTLLFYHDPSITHTIIGIMAGITLIGGSLGAIAYKDIRQIISFNVVIAVGFILVGLAVATPAAIEGSIYYLIHDMIVKAALFLIAGSMVALTGTPMIDRMSGLIRHYPVLGWLFFIIMLALAGIPPLSGFMGKILIGQGAVEGGAYILLALSLISSIFVLYSLLRIFLNCFWGETTTSEDDVMPLSKGWIIPCILLTAASIGLGFGAEYVAPYVADAARTLTNPYIYIDAVLGK
- a CDS encoding Na+/H+ antiporter subunit E, whose translation is MPAQFLLNLFIAFLWMVLNDEDELRFTTFFAGFLVGVGIIFVMQRFFGKQFYLHRFFRVIKLILIFISELFQSALVVMKHIVSPKIDIKPGIFTYRTALKSDWEVTTLALLLTLTPGSVVMEVSPEGDTFYIHALDIERYKKDLLRSLGRFEKAIMEVTR
- a CDS encoding Na(+)/H(+) antiporter subunit F1; the encoded protein is MINIMLGVALTLFSVAIAISLYRIIRGPSIPDRVIALDMIGVNLISGIAALSILLKTKAYLEVILILGILAFISTISLSRFIERGVIIERKRSG